In Alosa alosa isolate M-15738 ecotype Scorff River chromosome 23, AALO_Geno_1.1, whole genome shotgun sequence, a single window of DNA contains:
- the mmp11b gene encoding stromelysin-3 isoform X1, producing MMRALQMILCALALQLLYHVHSFPVGEKKISHRYKAAATWPEKSHHYGLKKRSRLPHIQDTLKDESGAIKGSHGKSSVSRNDTDLWKRRRCGVPDYPGKTRGAGIGYLPAAKAHGVHHRRKRFVLFGGRWDKTDLTYKIMRMPWQMNKEQVRLVLQEALKVWSDVTPLTFTEVPSGRADIVIDFTRYWHGDNLPFDGPGGILAHAFFPRTHREGDIHFDYDETWTVGNNMGTDLLQVAAHELGHVLGLQHSLVPGSIMSPFYSFSYPLRLSEDDKRGIQYLYGARGSPERTPPPVSTETNEIEPAVPDACQTSFDAVSVIRGELFFFKSRYVWRIRDGHLQPGYPALASRHWKGIPDNIDATFEDKTGNIWFFQGKSYWVFDGERQITGPDLVHHLGLPVSDIQAALMWGEDKAQKTFFFKDGNYWRFNLQENRVDSTHPRNMHDWRGVPTHIDAAFQDKYGYAHFLSGKRYWKFDPVEVRALEGYPRYVGMDFFDCPMSLYH from the exons ACTTGGCCTGAGAAATCTCATCATTATGGACTCAAGAAAAGAAGCAGGCTGCCGCATATCCAGGACACTCTGAAGGACGAATCGGGCGCAATCAAGGGGAGCCACGGGAAGTCCAGTGTCTCCAGGAATGACACAGACCTGTGGAAGCGCCGTCGCTGTGGAGTCCCAGACTATCCTGGCAAGACCAGAGGTGCAGGGATCGGGTATCTCCCAGCAGCAAAAGCCCATGGAGTGCATCACCGGCGCAAGCGGTTCGTCTTATTCGGAGGGCGATGGGACAAGACTGACCTCACTTATAA gatcATGCGCATGCCATGGCAGATGAATAAGGAGCAGGTTCGCCTGGTGCTGCAGGAAGCACTGAAGGTCTGGAGTGATGTCACACCCCTCACCTTCACGGAGGTCCCCAGTGGCCGGGCCGACATCGTCATCGACTTCACCAG GTACTGGCATGGCGATAATCTACCCTTTGATGGCCCTGGGGGCATTCTGGCTCACGCGTTTTTCCCCAGAACGCACCGGGAGGGGGACATTCACTTTGACTATGATGAAACCTGGACTGTGGGTAATAATATGG GCACTGACCTGCTGCAGGTGGCGGCCCATGAGCTGGGTCACGTCCTAGGCCTGCAGCACTCGCTGGTCCCTGGCTCCATCATGTCCCCCTTCTACAGCTTCTCCTACCCGCTGCGTCTCAGCGAGGACGACAAGCGTGGCATCCAGTACCTCTATGGCGCCCGCGGCTCTCCAGAAAGGACGCCGCCCCCGGTCAGCACAGAGACCAATGAGATCGAGCCTGCTGTG CCTGACGCCTGTCAGACAAGCTTTGACGCAGTGTCCGTGATCCGAGGGGAGCTCTTCTTCTTCAAGTCCCGCTACGTGTGGCGCATCCGTGACGGGCACCTGCAGCCCGGCTACCCGGCTCTGGCCTCCCGCCATTGGAAAGGAATCCCGGACAACATCGACGCCACCTTCGAGGACAAGACTGGGAACATCTGGTTCTTCCAAG GTAAAAGTTACTGGGTGTTTGATGGGGAGCGTCAGATCACCGGGCCTGACTTGGTCCACCACCTGGGGCTCCCCGTATCGGACATCCAGGCCGCCCTGATGTGGGGGGAGGACAAGGCCCAGAAGACCTTCTTCTTCAAGGATGGGAACTACTGGCGCTTCAACCTACAGGAGAACCGCGTTGACTCGACCCACCCCAGGAACATGCACGACTGGAGAGGGGTACCCACCCACATCGATGCTGCTTTTCAGGACAAATACG GCTACGCACACTTCCTAAGTGGAAAGAGGTACTGGAAGTTTGACCCAGTGGAAGTGCGGGCTCTGGAGGGCTACCCACGCTACGTCGGCATGGATTTCTTTGACTGCCCTATGTCATTGTATCATTAG
- the smarcb1b gene encoding SWI/SNF-related matrix-associated actin-dependent regulator of chromatin subfamily B member 1b, with protein sequence MALSKTFGQKPIKFQLEQDGDFYMVGSEVGNYLRMFRGSLYKRYPSLWRRLASVEERKKIVASSHATSVTLLKASECEEIFEGNDEKYKAVSISTEPPAYLREQKAKRNSQWVPTLPNSSHHLDAVPCSTAINRNRLGRDKKRTFPLCFDDHDPAVIHENASQPEVLVPIRLDMEIDGQKLRDAFTWNMNEKLMTPEMFAEILCDDLDLNPLTFVPAIASAIRQQMESYPTDSLLEEQTDQRVIIKLNIHVGNISLVDQFEWDMCEQENSPEQFALKLCSELGLGGEFVTTIAYSIRGQLSWHQRTYAFSENPLPTVEIAIRNTGDADQWCPLLETLTDAEMEKKIRDQDRNTRRMRRLANTAPAW encoded by the exons ATGGCGCTAAGTAAAACCTTTGGTCAAAAGCCGATAAAATTTCAACTCGAGCAAGATGGAGATTTCTATATGGTTGGATCAGAG GTTGGAAACTACTTACGCATGTTTAGAGGGTCCTTATACAAAAGGTACCCATCATTGTGGAGAAGGCTCGCTTCTGTCGAGGAGCGAAAGAAAATAGTTGCCTCATCACATG CCACCAGCGTGACTCTGCTGAAGGCCTCGGAGTGTGAGGAGATCTTTGAAGGCAACGATGAGAAATATAAAGCTGTGTCAATTAGCACGGAGCCTCCTGCCTATCTCAG GGAACAGAAGGCCAAGCGAAATAGCCAGTGGGTGCCCACCCTCCCCAACAGCTCCCACCACCTGGACGCTGTGCCCTGCTCCACCGCCATCAACCGCAACCGCCTGGGCAGAGACAAGAAAAGGACTTTCCCTCTATG ctttGATGACCATGATCCTGCCGTAATCCATGAGAACGCCTCCCAACCCGAAGTTTTGGTTCCCATCCGGCTTGATATGGAGATTGATGGGCAGAAACTGCGAGATGCTTTCACTTGGAACATGAATG AGAAGCTCATGACCCCAGAGATGTTTGCGGAGATCCTGTGTGATGACTTGGACCTGAACCCCTTGACCTTTGTTCCTGCTATCGCCTCTGCCATCCGCCAGCAGATGGAGTCTTACCCCACTGACAGCCTGTTGGAGGAGCAGACGGACCAGAGGGTCATCATCAAG ctcAACATCCATGTTGGGAACATCTCCCTGGTGGACCAGTTTGAGTGGGACATGTGTGAGCAGGAGAATTCCCCTGAGCAGTTTGCACTGAAGCTGTGTTCTGAGCTGGGCCTGGGCGGAGAGTTTGTCACCACCATCGCCTACAGCATCAGAGGACAACTGAGCTGGCACCAGAGGACGTACGCCTTCAg TGAGAACCCCCTGCCCACGGTGGAGATCGCGATCAGGAACACGGGGGACGCTGACCAGTGGTGCCCCCTGCTGGAGACCCTCACGGACgcagagatggagaagaagatCCGGGACCAGGACAGAAACACCAG ACGCATGCGGCGACTTGCCAACACCGCTCCAGCCTGGTAG
- the mmp11b gene encoding stromelysin-3 isoform X2, with amino-acid sequence MEICSIFFWIIPTWPEKSHHYGLKKRSRLPHIQDTLKDESGAIKGSHGKSSVSRNDTDLWKRRRCGVPDYPGKTRGAGIGYLPAAKAHGVHHRRKRFVLFGGRWDKTDLTYKIMRMPWQMNKEQVRLVLQEALKVWSDVTPLTFTEVPSGRADIVIDFTRYWHGDNLPFDGPGGILAHAFFPRTHREGDIHFDYDETWTVGNNMGTDLLQVAAHELGHVLGLQHSLVPGSIMSPFYSFSYPLRLSEDDKRGIQYLYGARGSPERTPPPVSTETNEIEPAVPDACQTSFDAVSVIRGELFFFKSRYVWRIRDGHLQPGYPALASRHWKGIPDNIDATFEDKTGNIWFFQGKSYWVFDGERQITGPDLVHHLGLPVSDIQAALMWGEDKAQKTFFFKDGNYWRFNLQENRVDSTHPRNMHDWRGVPTHIDAAFQDKYGYAHFLSGKRYWKFDPVEVRALEGYPRYVGMDFFDCPMSLYH; translated from the exons ATGGAGATCTGCTCCATTTTCTTTTGGATTATACCG ACTTGGCCTGAGAAATCTCATCATTATGGACTCAAGAAAAGAAGCAGGCTGCCGCATATCCAGGACACTCTGAAGGACGAATCGGGCGCAATCAAGGGGAGCCACGGGAAGTCCAGTGTCTCCAGGAATGACACAGACCTGTGGAAGCGCCGTCGCTGTGGAGTCCCAGACTATCCTGGCAAGACCAGAGGTGCAGGGATCGGGTATCTCCCAGCAGCAAAAGCCCATGGAGTGCATCACCGGCGCAAGCGGTTCGTCTTATTCGGAGGGCGATGGGACAAGACTGACCTCACTTATAA gatcATGCGCATGCCATGGCAGATGAATAAGGAGCAGGTTCGCCTGGTGCTGCAGGAAGCACTGAAGGTCTGGAGTGATGTCACACCCCTCACCTTCACGGAGGTCCCCAGTGGCCGGGCCGACATCGTCATCGACTTCACCAG GTACTGGCATGGCGATAATCTACCCTTTGATGGCCCTGGGGGCATTCTGGCTCACGCGTTTTTCCCCAGAACGCACCGGGAGGGGGACATTCACTTTGACTATGATGAAACCTGGACTGTGGGTAATAATATGG GCACTGACCTGCTGCAGGTGGCGGCCCATGAGCTGGGTCACGTCCTAGGCCTGCAGCACTCGCTGGTCCCTGGCTCCATCATGTCCCCCTTCTACAGCTTCTCCTACCCGCTGCGTCTCAGCGAGGACGACAAGCGTGGCATCCAGTACCTCTATGGCGCCCGCGGCTCTCCAGAAAGGACGCCGCCCCCGGTCAGCACAGAGACCAATGAGATCGAGCCTGCTGTG CCTGACGCCTGTCAGACAAGCTTTGACGCAGTGTCCGTGATCCGAGGGGAGCTCTTCTTCTTCAAGTCCCGCTACGTGTGGCGCATCCGTGACGGGCACCTGCAGCCCGGCTACCCGGCTCTGGCCTCCCGCCATTGGAAAGGAATCCCGGACAACATCGACGCCACCTTCGAGGACAAGACTGGGAACATCTGGTTCTTCCAAG GTAAAAGTTACTGGGTGTTTGATGGGGAGCGTCAGATCACCGGGCCTGACTTGGTCCACCACCTGGGGCTCCCCGTATCGGACATCCAGGCCGCCCTGATGTGGGGGGAGGACAAGGCCCAGAAGACCTTCTTCTTCAAGGATGGGAACTACTGGCGCTTCAACCTACAGGAGAACCGCGTTGACTCGACCCACCCCAGGAACATGCACGACTGGAGAGGGGTACCCACCCACATCGATGCTGCTTTTCAGGACAAATACG GCTACGCACACTTCCTAAGTGGAAAGAGGTACTGGAAGTTTGACCCAGTGGAAGTGCGGGCTCTGGAGGGCTACCCACGCTACGTCGGCATGGATTTCTTTGACTGCCCTATGTCATTGTATCATTAG